One genomic region from Anabaena sp. PCC 7108 encodes:
- a CDS encoding glutamate--cysteine ligase GCS2: MFYFGIEHEVAFLNHEGKFADFSCTKFAEFNQIVDKLPIYPNDYPQLRVGDAGIKKKRWYIEGFERFSNSEEVIDCVAKGIEIRTTIHSDIQSAINELTESFNLLRQVAASFGFTPILVSFNPYTCVFEPHPPLNDFEIRQLQAYPDEQTANIYMVSYGPDLNISVADLPIEDVIDMGKKLTYYSPYIVPFSYSSPFYNGSLWEGLSVRTFIRTGKRSATLVFVENEEQLIKSVPSLTKVARIPAELGRIEFKACDSCDDFSIYAGLLALLKGLILDQTLHGRATTPNTALHQISAKYGFDDEEIFLNTTKIFQAAEVALVNDPDIELLKPLKVILVERKTKSHQLIEAYQNLGSIEGTLKQTYNNGSE; the protein is encoded by the coding sequence ATGTTTTATTTCGGTATTGAACATGAAGTTGCTTTTCTGAACCATGAAGGCAAGTTTGCTGATTTCTCCTGCACAAAATTTGCTGAGTTTAATCAAATTGTGGACAAGCTACCTATATACCCTAATGATTACCCACAATTGAGAGTAGGGGATGCTGGCATTAAAAAAAAGCGTTGGTATATTGAAGGATTTGAAAGATTTTCTAATTCAGAAGAGGTAATTGATTGTGTAGCGAAAGGCATCGAAATTAGAACAACCATACATTCTGATATTCAAAGTGCAATTAATGAATTAACAGAAAGTTTTAATCTACTACGTCAGGTAGCTGCTAGTTTTGGCTTCACACCAATTTTAGTCAGTTTTAATCCTTATACCTGCGTTTTCGAGCCACACCCGCCATTAAATGATTTTGAAATTAGGCAATTACAAGCTTACCCTGATGAACAAACTGCCAATATTTATATGGTTTCCTATGGACCAGATTTAAATATTTCTGTAGCAGATTTACCCATTGAAGATGTAATTGATATGGGTAAAAAACTAACTTATTACAGTCCTTATATTGTTCCTTTTAGTTACAGTTCTCCTTTTTATAATGGGAGTTTGTGGGAAGGTTTATCAGTTAGGACATTTATCAGAACTGGCAAAAGATCAGCAACATTAGTTTTTGTAGAAAACGAAGAACAACTAATTAAAAGCGTACCTTCATTGACCAAAGTTGCCCGGATTCCAGCAGAACTAGGACGCATAGAATTTAAAGCCTGTGATAGTTGTGATGATTTTTCTATTTATGCAGGGTTACTAGCTTTATTAAAAGGTCTAATATTAGATCAAACCTTGCATGGTCGAGCAACTACACCTAACACTGCTTTGCATCAGATTTCGGCAAAATATGGGTTTGATGATGAAGAGATTTTTCTGAATACAACCAAGATTTTCCAAGCGGCTGAAGTTGCTTTAGTAAATGATCCAGATATTGAACTTTTAAAACCGCTAAAAGTTATTTTGGTAGAGAGAAAAACAAAATCTCATCAACTAATTGAGGCTTACCAAAATTTAGGTTCAATTGAAGGAACACTCAAGCAAACTTACAACAACGGTTCTGAGTAA
- the obgE gene encoding GTPase ObgE, whose amino-acid sequence MQFIDQSVIEVEAGKGGDGIVAFRREKYVPAGGPSGGNGGRGGSIIFVADTNLQTLLDFRYKHLFKAQNGERGGPNNCTGAGGKDLIVEVPCGTAVYDADTSALLCDLTEPGQRFRVVEGGKGGLGNQHFLSNRNRVPEYALPGLEGERKMLRLELKLLAEVGIIGLPNAGKSTLISSLSAARPKIADYPFTTLIPNLGVVKKPTGDGTVFADIPGLIEGASHGAGLGHDFLRHIERTRVLLHLIDATSEDVIADYHTIQEELKAYGRGLAKRPQILALNKIDAVDRETVDLDALATQLNHLSYARVFIISAVTRTGLEPMMQEIWRILDEINVLEAEEVAV is encoded by the coding sequence ATGCAATTTATTGACCAATCAGTAATTGAAGTAGAAGCAGGTAAAGGTGGCGATGGTATCGTTGCTTTCCGTCGTGAAAAATATGTCCCAGCCGGCGGACCTTCTGGTGGGAATGGAGGAAGAGGTGGTTCAATCATTTTTGTGGCTGATACAAACCTCCAAACCTTGCTAGATTTTCGCTACAAGCATTTGTTTAAGGCACAAAATGGGGAACGTGGTGGTCCCAATAATTGCACCGGCGCAGGTGGAAAAGATCTAATTGTCGAAGTTCCCTGTGGTACTGCTGTTTATGATGCTGATACCAGCGCTTTGTTATGCGATTTAACTGAACCTGGACAACGCTTTCGAGTCGTTGAAGGTGGTAAAGGTGGACTGGGAAATCAACATTTTTTGAGTAACCGCAACCGCGTTCCCGAATATGCACTTCCTGGACTGGAAGGAGAAAGGAAGATGCTACGTTTAGAGCTGAAATTGTTAGCAGAAGTGGGAATTATTGGTTTACCAAATGCTGGTAAATCAACTTTAATTTCTTCTTTATCAGCCGCACGTCCGAAAATAGCTGATTATCCGTTTACTACCTTAATTCCTAATTTGGGTGTAGTTAAAAAGCCTACTGGTGATGGTACAGTTTTTGCGGATATTCCGGGATTAATTGAAGGTGCTTCTCATGGTGCCGGTTTAGGTCATGATTTTTTACGTCACATTGAACGCACTAGGGTTTTATTACATTTAATTGATGCGACAAGTGAAGATGTCATAGCTGATTATCATACCATTCAAGAAGAACTTAAGGCCTATGGCAGAGGGTTAGCTAAACGTCCGCAAATTTTAGCTTTGAATAAAATTGATGCTGTTGATAGAGAAACTGTTGATTTAGATGCTTTAGCTACACAATTAAATCATCTTTCTTATGCGCGGGTTTTTATAATTTCCGCTGTGACTCGTACTGGTTTAGAGCCAATGATGCAGGAAATTTGGCGGATTTTAGATGAGATTAATGTGTTGGAAGCGGAGGAGGTTGCAGTTTAA
- a CDS encoding Mo-dependent nitrogenase C-terminal domain-containing protein produces MISAVKTSYSSEQIAAWLRGLLTIAWSDGNFDPQEQQLIASITKDELAPSINWDSLGIITPEELALILGKGTPVAENFLRTAVMVAIADGIYSPSEEELLQQFCQALELQTEALAALRHTLEDTEQAKTSTLPDALQAPLPDALRPIRDWLDGLDIQDPRVAKFLCKMIPSQCPFEQDVTLFGRKIIHIPPMCKINPLYEQLVGLRFRALSYLADDCGEDISPYI; encoded by the coding sequence ATGATCAGTGCTGTTAAAACCTCATACAGCAGCGAACAAATAGCCGCTTGGTTACGTGGACTACTGACTATTGCTTGGTCAGATGGTAATTTTGATCCCCAAGAACAACAGTTAATTGCCAGCATCACTAAGGATGAATTAGCTCCTTCTATTAACTGGGATTCTTTAGGGATAATTACACCAGAGGAATTAGCTCTGATTTTAGGTAAAGGCACGCCAGTAGCGGAAAATTTCTTGCGGACAGCAGTGATGGTAGCGATCGCAGATGGAATCTATTCTCCCAGCGAAGAGGAACTTCTACAACAATTTTGCCAAGCCTTGGAACTGCAAACAGAAGCCCTAGCAGCCCTGCGTCATACCCTAGAAGACACAGAACAAGCAAAAACCTCTACCCTACCGGACGCACTACAAGCACCCCTACCAGACGCACTCCGCCCCATACGTGACTGGTTAGATGGGTTAGATATTCAAGATCCCAGAGTTGCTAAGTTTTTGTGTAAAATGATTCCCTCCCAATGCCCTTTTGAGCAAGATGTCACCCTATTTGGACGGAAAATAATTCATATCCCACCAATGTGTAAAATTAATCCCTTGTATGAACAATTGGTAGGTTTACGCTTCCGCGCCCTGTCTTACCTCGCAGATGACTGTGGTGAAGATATTTCACCTTATATTTAA
- a CDS encoding bifunctional diguanylate cyclase/phosphodiesterase: MSEDLNVLLVEDLETDALLVLHELRRGGFNPIWQRVQTAPELCAALGSCTWDVIISDYRLPGFDAPTALEIAKQSQKDIPFILVSGTIGEVSAVELMKAGVHDYLMKDNLNRLPEAVRRELRDAQVRTERKQAQERLYQTLQELSSFKYALDQSAIVAITDANGVITYANDRFCQISQYNREELVGHTHQIVNSGYHSQEFFAQMWQTISHGHIWRGEIRNRSKDGSFYWVNSTIVPFLDALGKPFQYLAIRTDITNLHDELRLRKQAEEQLIHNAFHDPLTGLPNRTLLEERLELAINRAKRLESYHYAVLFLDLDRFKVINDSLGHLAGDQLLQSIAQKLKTHLRDIDLVARLGGDEFVILLEDIESIEATIKITKRILIDCQTSLMINGNEMFISTSIGIVFATKEYRQAADLLRDADIAMYRAKAQGRNSYKIFDAQMHTQAVNRLTLETDIRKALEREEFVVYYQPIVDLIGGRLVGFEALVRWLSPTRGFVCPGEFIPIAEETGLIVQIDRWMFSTVCQQLAKWKTNFVHFPLYVSINLSAQDIRQTSLVEDIDRILAQTGLEGESIVLEITESMLIEDINKTIDLLTQLKDRKIQISIDDFGTGYSSLNYLHRLPADHLKIDRSFVSQMEEGNRNYQVVSTIIALSNQLGLAVVAEGIETPQQLQWLQQLGCELGQGYLFSPPLASQEIETNLLHEDYDKLYESHLLNALVSKFKFLI, from the coding sequence ATGAGTGAAGACTTGAATGTCCTGCTTGTTGAAGATTTAGAAACTGATGCTCTGTTAGTTCTCCATGAACTGCGTCGCGGTGGTTTCAATCCCATCTGGCAGCGTGTCCAAACAGCCCCAGAGCTATGTGCAGCCCTAGGTAGCTGTACTTGGGATGTAATAATTTCCGATTACCGATTGCCTGGATTTGATGCACCTACGGCTCTGGAAATAGCAAAGCAGAGTCAAAAAGATATTCCTTTCATTCTAGTTTCTGGAACAATCGGTGAAGTATCTGCTGTAGAACTGATGAAAGCCGGTGTTCATGATTATCTTATGAAGGATAACTTAAACCGATTGCCTGAGGCTGTACGTCGAGAACTTCGGGACGCTCAGGTACGGACAGAGCGCAAACAAGCACAAGAAAGACTGTATCAAACCCTCCAGGAATTATCCAGTTTCAAATATGCTTTAGATCAGTCAGCTATCGTTGCTATCACAGATGCTAACGGGGTAATTACTTACGCTAATGATCGATTCTGCCAAATATCTCAATATAACCGAGAGGAACTGGTAGGTCATACTCATCAGATAGTCAATTCTGGGTATCATTCTCAAGAATTTTTCGCTCAGATGTGGCAAACCATTAGTCATGGGCATATCTGGCGAGGTGAAATTCGGAACCGGTCAAAAGATGGCAGTTTCTACTGGGTTAATAGCACGATTGTACCTTTCTTGGATGCCTTGGGTAAACCTTTTCAATACTTGGCAATCCGCACAGATATTACCAATCTCCACGACGAGCTTCGTTTACGCAAACAGGCAGAAGAACAGCTTATTCACAACGCTTTTCACGATCCATTGACGGGTTTACCGAATCGGACGCTTTTGGAGGAGCGACTGGAACTCGCTATCAACAGAGCGAAACGGCTGGAAAGTTATCATTATGCTGTTTTGTTTCTAGATCTAGATCGGTTCAAAGTTATCAATGATAGTTTAGGGCATTTAGCTGGAGATCAACTACTTCAGAGTATTGCCCAGAAGTTAAAAACTCACCTGCGGGACATTGATTTAGTGGCTCGACTTGGTGGTGATGAATTTGTAATTTTGCTAGAAGATATTGAAAGTATTGAAGCTACAATTAAAATTACTAAACGCATTCTGATAGATTGTCAAACGTCGTTGATGATTAATGGCAATGAAATGTTTATTAGTACGAGCATCGGGATTGTTTTTGCAACAAAAGAATATCGTCAAGCTGCCGATTTACTCCGAGATGCTGATATTGCTATGTATCGAGCTAAAGCTCAAGGGCGAAATTCATATAAAATTTTTGATGCTCAAATGCATACCCAAGCTGTAAATCGACTAACTCTAGAAACTGATATTCGTAAAGCTCTAGAACGAGAAGAGTTTGTTGTTTACTACCAACCTATTGTTGATTTAATTGGCGGTCGGTTAGTTGGATTTGAGGCGTTGGTGCGCTGGCTTTCACCTACTCGCGGATTTGTCTGTCCAGGAGAATTTATTCCTATTGCTGAAGAAACTGGGCTAATTGTGCAGATAGATCGTTGGATGTTTTCTACGGTTTGTCAACAATTGGCTAAATGGAAAACAAATTTTGTTCACTTTCCGCTTTATGTCAGTATTAATCTCTCCGCTCAAGATATTCGCCAAACTAGTTTAGTTGAAGATATTGATCGGATACTGGCTCAAACAGGTTTAGAAGGCGAGTCTATAGTTTTAGAAATTACTGAAAGTATGTTAATTGAAGATATAAATAAGACAATTGATTTGTTAACTCAATTAAAGGATAGAAAAATTCAGATTAGCATTGATGACTTTGGGACTGGATATTCATCTCTTAATTATCTCCATCGTTTACCTGCTGATCATTTGAAGATTGATCGCTCCTTTGTGAGTCAGATGGAGGAAGGAAATCGTAATTATCAGGTTGTGAGTACTATTATTGCCTTGAGTAATCAACTGGGATTAGCTGTTGTGGCAGAAGGGATTGAAACACCACAACAACTTCAATGGTTGCAACAACTTGGATGCGAATTGGGTCAGGGTTATTTGTTTTCTCCACCTTTGGCTAGTCAAGAAATTGAGACGAACCTGCTTCACGAAGACTATGATAAACTTTATGAGTCTCATTTGTTGAATGCATTAGTTTCTAAGTTTAAATTTCTAATTTGA
- a CDS encoding penicillin-binding protein 2, with product MQKSSNRKKLRNLQNLEFKRQRKFSRPDISGNSTHKTQDQSAKIKSRLLIVWGLLIAAGIGLMLNLYKLQIIQGSKLTQRARNQQMVNLRPFMPRRPVVDRNNNMLAIDRPVYTLYTHPKLFDKSNEEMAQQLAPILNKDVNELVKTFQSKKSGILLANRVSENIADRLMSLRLNGLEFIQKYSRFYPQGDLVADVVGYVNLDRIGQAGVEYSQEKLLERSVQTVRLSRAGNGALMPDHAPEGFLHFDDLQLQLTIDSRLQRTARAALKQQIEKFQAKRGAVIVMDATDGSLLALVAQPTYNANEYSQADISLFKNWTVADLYEPGSTFKPLNIAIALENRVIKPDDVFTDSGTLKVADRIIKNAENNGYRRINIAQILQTSSNIGMVQIIQRLRPPVYYNWLERLGLGQKVDTDLPFEVGGRLKSQEEFMASPIEAATTSFGQGFSLTPLQLVQMHGALANGGKLVTPHVVRGLIDSKGQRHYAPDIPAPRQIFSSATTQKVVEMMETVIAQGTGKAAQIDGYRIGGKTGTAQKASPKGGYIPGARITSFVAILPVESPRYVVFAVVDEPKGENAYGSTVAAPIVKTVMETLIPMEQIPPSKK from the coding sequence ATGCAGAAGTCATCAAACAGAAAAAAACTGAGAAATTTGCAGAATTTAGAATTCAAAAGACAGCGAAAATTTTCCCGACCAGATATATCAGGCAATAGTACTCATAAAACTCAAGACCAGTCGGCAAAAATTAAGTCTCGACTGTTGATAGTTTGGGGTCTACTAATTGCTGCTGGTATAGGGTTGATGTTGAATTTGTACAAGCTGCAAATTATTCAGGGGTCAAAGCTTACCCAGCGGGCAAGAAACCAGCAAATGGTGAATTTGCGTCCTTTCATGCCTCGCCGGCCAGTAGTTGATCGCAATAATAATATGTTGGCGATAGATCGCCCTGTGTACACTTTGTATACCCATCCCAAGCTGTTTGATAAGTCTAATGAAGAGATGGCACAGCAACTTGCACCTATACTCAATAAAGATGTTAATGAGTTAGTTAAAACTTTTCAAAGTAAAAAAAGTGGGATTCTTCTGGCTAATCGCGTATCAGAGAATATTGCTGATCGCTTAATGTCATTACGTTTGAACGGCTTGGAGTTTATTCAAAAATATTCCCGTTTCTACCCACAAGGTGATTTAGTGGCTGATGTGGTGGGCTACGTTAACCTGGACAGGATTGGACAGGCGGGTGTGGAATACAGTCAGGAGAAGTTACTAGAACGTTCTGTGCAAACGGTGCGTCTGAGTCGGGCAGGAAATGGGGCGCTGATGCCAGATCATGCTCCAGAGGGTTTTCTACATTTTGATGACTTACAACTGCAACTCACTATTGATAGTCGCTTACAAAGGACTGCCCGTGCTGCTCTCAAACAACAGATAGAAAAGTTTCAGGCCAAACGGGGTGCGGTGATTGTGATGGATGCCACTGATGGTTCATTATTGGCCTTGGTTGCCCAGCCTACTTATAATGCAAATGAATATTCTCAAGCGGATATTTCACTGTTTAAAAACTGGACGGTAGCGGATCTTTATGAACCAGGATCAACCTTTAAACCGTTGAATATTGCGATCGCTCTAGAAAATCGTGTTATTAAACCAGATGATGTTTTCACTGACTCAGGTACTCTGAAAGTTGCTGACCGCATCATCAAAAACGCTGAAAACAATGGTTATCGCCGAATTAATATTGCTCAGATTTTGCAAACCTCTAGTAATATAGGCATGGTGCAAATTATCCAGCGATTGCGCCCCCCTGTATACTACAACTGGCTAGAACGTCTGGGACTAGGACAAAAAGTTGATACGGATTTACCATTTGAAGTTGGTGGTCGGCTGAAAAGTCAAGAAGAATTTATGGCCTCACCTATTGAAGCAGCAACTACCTCTTTTGGACAAGGCTTTTCCCTAACACCATTACAGCTGGTGCAAATGCACGGAGCATTAGCTAATGGAGGTAAGTTAGTAACACCACACGTAGTCCGAGGTCTAATTGATAGCAAAGGACAACGTCATTATGCTCCTGATATCCCAGCACCAAGACAAATTTTCTCTTCTGCAACTACCCAAAAGGTAGTAGAAATGATGGAAACAGTCATTGCTCAAGGTACTGGGAAAGCAGCACAAATTGACGGGTATCGGATTGGTGGTAAAACTGGTACAGCACAAAAAGCCAGTCCCAAAGGTGGTTACATCCCCGGTGCTAGAATCACTAGTTTTGTGGCTATTCTCCCGGTTGAATCTCCTCGTTATGTGGTTTTCGCTGTTGTTGATGAGCCAAAAGGAGAGAATGCCTATGGTTCTACCGTCGCTGCACCAATTGTTAAGACTGTGATGGAAACGCTGATTCCCATGGAACAAATTCCTCCCAGTAAAAAATAA
- the cobU gene encoding bifunctional adenosylcobinamide kinase/adenosylcobinamide-phosphate guanylyltransferase — MSKVILVTGPARSGKSEWAENLAIESGKSVIYIATARENSQDQEWQQRIQKHQKRRPQDWVTLNVPVELAATLAKVQPHTCLLIDSLGTWVANFLEQDDTSWENTLAELLKTVRLVDADLVFVGEETGWGVVPAYPIGRTFRDRLGSLIRQLGAISESVYLVTGGYVLNLSLLGSPLPVAKPEFRIKE; from the coding sequence ATGAGTAAAGTTATTTTGGTAACAGGCCCTGCACGCTCAGGTAAAAGTGAATGGGCAGAAAATTTAGCAATTGAGTCAGGAAAATCTGTAATTTACATAGCAACAGCTAGAGAAAATTCTCAAGATCAAGAGTGGCAACAACGTATTCAAAAACACCAAAAACGCCGTCCTCAAGACTGGGTAACTCTAAATGTGCCTGTGGAACTTGCTGCTACCTTAGCTAAGGTTCAGCCTCATACCTGTCTTTTAATTGATTCTTTAGGAACTTGGGTAGCTAATTTTCTGGAACAAGACGACACAAGTTGGGAAAATACCTTGGCAGAATTGCTAAAAACAGTCCGTTTAGTTGATGCTGATTTAGTATTTGTAGGGGAAGAAACAGGTTGGGGTGTAGTACCAGCTTATCCTATAGGTAGAACATTCCGCGATCGCTTGGGTTCTTTAATTCGTCAGTTAGGTGCGATTTCTGAGTCAGTTTACTTGGTTACTGGTGGCTATGTTCTTAATCTCAGTCTTCTAGGTTCTCCCTTACCAGTAGCAAAGCCTGAATTCAGAATTAAAGAGTAA